In Helianthus annuus cultivar XRQ/B chromosome 8, HanXRQr2.0-SUNRISE, whole genome shotgun sequence, a single genomic region encodes these proteins:
- the LOC110870470 gene encoding uncharacterized protein LOC110870470 — MDPNMLSYAAFLSGATPFVQPTFGFGQASGSQPSQQQPEPDVDIVLETQPEPERETSKRGKRSHKKKEANEPQRKHSYVSWTKEKEYTLVRAWVDVSEDPDIGNKLSNGPDFWNRIRALFYSTWGKAEHRDKDSISSKWTDINNTCHSFQEVYQRNYDNRPSGEGDVGVLTRAMEEYERTKNDFPYYKCWELLRKSPKWASVVTMTSSSRCQAKRSKTSSFVDPETPTSDARNVNLNVVVDVEEQFEEELARPPGVKKDKRTKKKLVESSSDLELKEDFEEMNRRHLQDIRDLGHQRLETMKERVAETKKFNEMQAASVVKIPTNRPVTN; from the exons atggacccgaaCATGTTATCGTACGCGGCTTTCTTGAGTGGCGCTACTCCATTCGTGCAACCCACTTTCGGCTTTGGTCAAGCCAGCGGCTCGCAACCTTCACAACAACAACCCGAACCCGATGTGGATATCGTGTtggagacgcaacccgaaccggaGCGAGAGACATCGAAACGCGGCaaaaggtcgcataagaagaaggaaGCGAACGAACCTCAACGTAAGCATTCTTACGTTAGTTGGACGAAGGAGAAGGAATACACGTTGGTTCGGGCGTGGGTCGATGTTTCGGAGGACCCCGATATTGgtaa caaactttcaaacgggcccGACTTTTGGAATAGGATCCGTGCACTCTTTTATAGCACGTGGGGTAAGGCTGAACATCGTGACAAAGAttccatttctagcaaatggaccgacatcaacaacaCGTGTCACTCCTTCCAAGAAGTGTATCAACGTAACTACGATAATCGCCCTAGCGGAGAAGGTGACGTCGGGGTTTTAACGAGGGCTATGGAAGAGTACGAGAGAACGAAAAACGATTTCCCGTACTATAAGTGTTGGGAActactacgaaaaagtccaaagtgggcgaGCGTAGTGACCATGACGTCGAGTAGTAGATGTCAAGCTAAACGATCAAAAACATCATCCTTCGTTGACCCTGAAACACCGACTTCCGATGCCCGCAATGTTAATCTAAATGTTGTTGTGGATGTTGAGGAGCAATTTGAAGAAGAGTTGGCCCGACCGCCTGGTGTAAAAAAAGATAAGCGAACCAAGAAAAAACTGGTTGAGTCGTCTTCCGATCTGGAGTTGAAggaagatttcgaggagatgaaccgtcgtcaTCTCCAAGATATTCGAGACCTCGGCCACCAACGTTTAGAGACTATGAAAGAACGTGTCGCCGAAACCAAAAAGTTTAATGAGATGCAAGCggcgag tgttgtaaaaatcccgactaatCGGCCAGTCACTAATTAA
- the LOC110870471 gene encoding uncharacterized protein LOC110870471 produces the protein MASRAIIMGVRVATLLSKLSGNIEKLLEDSPLLDDSPSLSNRLSHEFILKNPLRNIYDLWQIMKPQVVIILGTIKAIDKHFGWHYMECPKCLTEASTDFIDCVSLEEHFFHVCKNPDCDESVIYPVPRFKIKVQVEDNSDDVPLILFHPLVDEIIEKVVLKSAEQLFQENTTPDVEEVMFPVDLNKLTGKMFAFKIEITNYNLTNFDEMYFVTNMTDDEVIINELKEQMKITEVNDKVYQKENSHSKC, from the exons ATGGCGTCACGGGCTATCATCATGGGAGTTCGTGTGGCGACACTATTGTCAAAATTATCTGGTAATATA GAAAAACTATTGGAGGATAGCCCGTTGTTGGATGATAGCCCGTCGTTGAGTAAT AGGTTAAGTCATGAATTTATCCTAAAGAATCCTTTGAGAAACATATATGACCTTTGGCAAATTATGAAG CCTCAAGTTGTTATCATACTTGGTACTATTAAGGCTATAGATAAGCATTTTGGTTGGCACTATATGGAGTGTCCTAAATGTTTAACGGAGGCGTCTACAGATTTTATAGACTGCGTCAGTTTGGAGGAACATTTTTTTCATGTGTGCAAAAACCCTGATTGTGATGAAAGTGTTATATATCCAGTTCCTAG aTTCAAAATAAAAGTTCAAGTCGAAGACAATAGTGATGATGTTCCACTAATATTATTTCATCCTCTGGTTGATGAAATCATCGAAAAAGTTGTTCTCAAGTCGGCTGAACAATTGTTTCAAGAAAATACAACACCT GATGTTGAAGAAGTAATGTTTCCTGTGGATTTAAACAAGTTAACTGGAAAGATGTTTGCTTTTAAAATTGAGATAACAAATTATAATCTGACTAACTTTGATGAGATGTATTTTGTCACAAACATGACTGATGATGAGGTAATTATCAATGAGCTCAAAGAACAAATGAAAATTACTGAG GTCAACGAtaaagtttatcaaaaagaaaaTTCACATTCCAAGTGTTAA
- the LOC110870472 gene encoding ATP-dependent DNA helicase PIF1-like: MLPVSSSELSLSERITATVEGDKGGVFFVYGYGGTGKTFLWRTLALSVRSREQIVLSVASSGIASLLMSRGRTAHSRFHIPINLDESSMCHIRPDGDVAYLLKHTRLIIWDEAPMVHRHAFEALDRTFKDVLVDKSNLHSDGLFGGKVIVFGGDFRQILPVIPNGSRQEIIIGDAQIAKWLLDIGEGKVGGDNDGVATLQIPSDLLITDCLDPIESLIQFVYPSVLERYMDRDYFSERAILTPKNEVVHEINDRLLELFPGEPTEYLSSDSICQTEQVIDSFQQELYSPDVLNGLKISGLPNHRLVLKVGVPIMLLRNIDQQNGLCNGTRLQVTFLGKRVMEAEIISGANVGTRTFIPRITMIPSDKKIPFAFQRQQFPVAVCFAMTINKSQGQSLSKVGLFLKEPVFTHGQLYVALSIKRRGEDVNSR, translated from the exons ATGCTTCCTGTGTCGTCCTCTGAACTCTCACTATCAGAAAGAATCACTG CAACCGTTGAAGGTGATAAAGGAGGTGTATTTTTTGTTTACGGCTATGGAGGCACAGGTAAGACATTTTTGTGGAGGACGTTAGCCTTATCGGTTAGGTCTAGAGAGCAGATTGTTCTAAGTGTTGCTTCCAGTGGTATTGCTTCTTTACTAATGTCTAGAGGTAGAACGGCCCATTCTAGATTTCACATTCCCATAAATTTAGATGAGAGTTCTATGTGTCACATAAGGCCTGATGGTGATGTAGCTTACTTACTTAAGCATACTAGGTTGATCATATGGGATGAAGCACCTATGGTACACAGACATGCTTTCGAAGCTTTAGACAGAACATTTAAAGATGTGTTGGTTGATAAAAGCAATCTTCATTCTGATGGTTTGTTTGGAGGTAAAGTAATTGTCTTTGGTGGTGACTTTAGACAGATTCTTCCAGTTATTCCAAACGGAAGTAGGCAAGAAATT ATTATAGGAGACGCACAAATTGCCAAATGGCTTCTCGATATTGGTGAGGGTAAAGTAGGAGGCGACAATGATGGTGTGGCAACTTTACAAATACCTTCTGATCTTCTAATCACAGATTGTTTGGATCCCATTGAAAGCTTGATTCAATTTGTATATCCATCAGTTTTAGAAAGATATATGGATCGAGATTATTTTTCTGAAAGGGCGATTCTTACACCAAAAAATGAGGTCGTACATGAAATAAATGATCGATTGTTAGAGTTGTTTCCTGGTGAACCAACAGAGTACCTAAGCTCTGATAGTATATGTCAAACGGAACAAGTTATAGATTCCTTCCAGCAAGAGTTGTATTCACCTGATGTCCTGAATGGCTTAAAGATATCTGGTTTACCAAATCATCGTCTGGTTTTAAAAGTCGGTGTTCCAATTATGCTTCTTAGGAACATTGACCAACAAAATGGATTATGTAATGGTACAAGGTTGCAGGTTACATTTCTTGGAAAGCGTGTTATGGAAGCTGAAATTATATCAGGTGCTAATGTTGGAACTAGAACGTTCATTCCAAGAATTACCATGATACCGTCGGACAAAAAAATACCTTTTGCTTTTCAACGACAACAGTTTCCTGTTGCTGTCTGTTTCGCTATGACAATTAATAAGAGTCAAGGGCAGTCTTTGTCTAAGGTTGGACTTTTTTTAAAAGAACCAGTTTTTACACATGGTCAGTTATATGTAGCCTTATCAATCAAGAGGAGGGGTGAAGATGTTAATTCTAGATAA